The Candidatus Poribacteria bacterium sequence AATTATTTCTTTTATGAATATATTAGGATTCGCGTTTATTTTTAGTACAGGCGGTAGGGCTGATGCTATTACGGGATTTAGGTTTTTTACCCCTTCATAAATCGTATCCACTCGACATATAGCGCGTATTTCACGTTCTTTCTCATAGGCTTCGTCTTTTATAAAGGCAGTTAAGTGAGGGTGCTTGAAATACCCGTTAAGCTTTGCTTTAGCTTGCCGGAGATTTTTCCCATCAATATATTCAATTTTTTCAATGAATATTTTTGGGTTCGGCTTGTTATCAACTTTAAAACTTCTGGCGAGAGATTTTATATTTTTGACTCTCACCATGACGTGCTTACTTGTGTAGTGATCCCACATATATTGGTCATCATAATTTAATGTAAAGCAGAAGGCATATATCTTTAGACACTCTATTGTCGATAGACTTTTGACGTTTTTCAAAAACTCCTCAAAGGAAATGTCTATTTCTGCTTCGTTTTTTTCATAGTAATCTTTGGCAGTTTCGTCACCTAAAAATATTCTGTTTTCGTTCGGATCATCAAATAATGCCAACTGCTTGAATTCCAATATACCATCTTGAATAAGATATATAAGTTCAATTAAATCCATATATCTGCATAAATCGGATGTATTTTCCATCTCTTCGACATAGAAAACATCACTATCAGTTGAATCAATTCGATGATATACGGCATCATAAAAGATTTTTTCTTTTTTCAATATATTACTCCTCAAATCAATACGCTTTCCTTTGCGAACGAAAATCGCTGGTTAGTAACTGCTAATTAAGTGTTGGAAGGCACTTTACTCATCAGGAGAATAGTCTTTCTCATACTGTTTTTCCCTATCTATTTTAGTAATGCGGACATCAACTTTAATATATGAATCCCATTCGTAGGAATCAATTATTGATGTTGCCAATCCTTTTGCGTTTTCAACATAATCATTTATGAAATCTTCATCCATATGAGAATAATGTCTGATGTGTAACTCTATATCCTTCTGAGCATTGTCGATCATAAACATAGAATGAAAACCGTTGATTTGTAGTATCGTGCTGGGTAAAAGACTATTTAAATAGACACAAAGCCATTCCAAACGCGTAGGTGTATATGTTTCCAACCGTTGTTCCTCTTTTGACATTTCTCATCTCCTTTGGAAACAAAAATCTTTATGGTGTAGATCCTGTAAATAACTGAACAAGGAAAGGGGTTATAAAATTAACAAAAATACCTCCAGCTACAACAATTATGCCTATGAACCACATCAAGAATTTTTGTCTGTCCTTGGAGTCTGTCTTGACCCCTTGAATGTCCTCTTTTAGATCGGTCTTGATATTCTGAATGTCGCCCTCAAGGTCCCCTTTGACCCCTTGAATGTCCCCTTTTAGATCGGTCTTGATATTCTGAATGTCGCCCTCAAGGTCTGTCTTGACCCCTTGAATGTCCCCTTTTAGATCGGTCTTGATATTCTGGATGTCGCCCTCAAGGTCCCCTTTGACCCCTTGAATCCGATCACCCAAACGCGATTCAACATTATTAACATCCTCACCAACTCCTTCCACTCGCGTATTAAACGCTTCTACTTGTCCTTGGAGACGACCTATTCTTTCCTCAATTTCACCATATGTACTCTGCTGTGCCATAACACTTTCCTCTCAAAATCCATGTGATAAAACAACCCTTACCGCTCAGGATTACAAATCCCACAAGGATCATAATCCTTCCTGGCTTTATTAAGTTAAGATTGCAAATTTATCTTTGATTTCATACTGCTTTAAAAAACTACAATCGTAAGTATGACACTTTTTCCCCGTCCGCGTGATATAGACAACAGACTCAGGTAGAGGTTTCTGCCATAAGAGAGCAATAGACGCACAAGAAATAAGAAACGCAACGAAAAGAGCAAACGCAACCTGTTTCCACCAGCGTGTTGCTTTCTGTTCGCGCTGTAGGCTGTAGGCTTACAGTCAAAGCGTCAACTGAGACAGGCTTCCAATTATCAATACCTGATTCAAAATCGGCTTGCTCGATCGAGGCAAACCAATTATTAGATTTATTTTCACAAAACTCCCAGTCTCTCGGATCTGTGCCAATAGCGAGCAGCCCATAGCGTGTATTGGTAGCACTCAAAAACTTTTCAACTGTGCGCGAGCGAAGAAGCAATTGACTAGAAGCGGACGCGTTTTGCACTCCGCAATAGCAACAAAATACCCGTTTTCTCCATTGACAAGCTGATGCAGAACAATATCTGTAATGCCCCGTTTTCTTGAGCTGAACCGGATTTCACATTGCTGTGATACAGAAAATTGCGGGAATCGGTCAGTGAAATATCTCCTAACCTCCTGCTCAACTATCGTCTCTTTCATATTAACCTTTGCGTCCAACTATGCTCGCCACGATTGGTATTGATTCCATACCATTTCCGAAATCTTTGAGATTACATGCCGTTTTCTCATTAAAGATTAGTCCGAAAAGATGATCAAGTGCCTTAGTCGCTGCTTCTTCGTCATCAAATGCAGCAATGTCATCATATTTGGTTCTATTTTCAAAGCCTACAGCCAGGAGTGCCCTGAGAACATAACCATCACGCAATTTGCACACTTCAACACTGCGGTAGTGATTAAGGTTTATGATTTTGTTGTCTTCAGTTTTAATAAACATTACTCCTCTCCCTGAATTCCCGTCAAATCACAGAAGGTTTCCTTTGCAAGTAGATGCTCATATATCTTATCAATACACTTATTAGCAGTGGCTTGGTCCAAAGAGCCAGAAAAAATCGTTACAGCATTTACCATTGATTTTGTCCCCTGCTCCTTGTATTCAGCGATAACTGTATACGAGTCCGAATCACTTCTACTTCTTAAACTAAATTGTGCGTCGTCCGGTGCACTTGCAACACTTTGAGAACTGTTTCGATCTAAAAACTTGATTGTCATTATTCCATCCTTAATGAATTAATCCATGAATTCATGAAAAGGGATGGCACAGAGCCCACCCAAAATGTAAAAGAGTAATTAACCAAGCACACGTCGGCAGTGCCCAGTCATAAAAAAAATAGATTTAACAAGGTTTCCCTTGGCAACTGACATTCAACCCGTATCACCAAGTTGGATAGGACTCGACGCTGAGGTGCGCCGAGATGATACTCCTATCCGCCAAGCTGTATAAAGTCTACCACAAAAACAAACAAATTGCAAATTCTCTTTCCCAGCAAACAAAACTCATTTTTCAAAGTCCATCTGAGCGCAGGAGGATCGCCACTGCTCGCTAAACCGATCCATAAACCGCTTATGTGGTCACGGAACAGTGCGATATTGTGCAAATTGTGCAAAATTATGAGATTTTCACAATCTCTGCTGCGTTGGGTTCGTCATTATCTCTCAAACTGGAGACTCTGTAGGCTTGAGAATACGCCTCATTTCCGGTAGTCAAACCTCCATGTAAATGAGGGACGATTTATCACTATTCGTCATAGAGGCATGGATGACTCGGTTCAGAGTTGGATGCTTTACCTCAATAAGATCAAGCCAAACAATGTCAACATCATTAAGTGTCCACGTATCCTTAAATGCTGCACCGGCAGCTGCAAAGCCAATCGATGCAGCATAATCTGCACTACTATTAAACGGTGGATCTAAGTATGTCAAGTCAACCGCTTCGCTATTCATTCCGCGCATGATAGGGAGATTGTCACCAGTAAAAATCGTCTTAGGATTAACATTAGCATTCACGCATCCACCTCCTAAGCAATCGGCGGCTTACCGTTTTTCACAAACAAGTCATTTAAAGCCTCTTCGTGCAGTGCCTGAATCGACGTTTCTTTTTCCGCAGCCAAAATTTTCAACTGCAAATGTGCGTTCTTATCATAATGCACTGTTACAGGTTTTTTTCCAGCCCGAGACGGACTCTGTTGACGTTCCACAGGAACCGATCGGTTTTTCTTAGATTCTGGAACAGGCAACTTCCCACCACTCTGTTCTAAAGCATCTTTTAAATCTGTTTTTGGACCTGCCATACTACACACCCTCCAATTCTCTTAATAAATACGAGTATAAGGCACCAACCTCTCTACTTGCCTTACCCGTCGGTTCGTATTCCTGAGCCGTTACACCATCGACAACCGAGTGAGAGAAAGCCACCCGATCCCCAAGCGTGCATGGTGCGCACGGCACATCATAAATTTCCAACGCCTTTTTCGCCTTGATAGCAGCACTCCCCGACGGCTTCACTCCATTCAACACAACTCGGACCGGCACCTTCGCCATATCCGCGATCTGGATTGTATCACCGACAGCCTCTAAATCAAAAATCGCAGGTCGTGACGGGATCACTGCCAGATCTGCCACCTTCGCCGCATCAAGAGCCGCCGACTCCGAATGTGGAGACGTATCCAAAATACATAAAGACACACCGCCTTCCTCGGCAGTCTCTAAAACCTCATTCAGCAACGTCGAGTGTGCCGAAATAACAACAGGCGAATCACCCTCGCGGCGGCGGCTCCACTTTACTGCCGAAGCCTGCGGATCCA is a genomic window containing:
- a CDS encoding AAA family ATPase; its protein translation is MKTLAILSRKGGSGKSTFAVHLAVAAEKDGHTTALIDLDPQASAVKWSRRREGDSPVVISAHSTLLNEVLETAEEGGVSLCILDTSPHSESAALDAAKVADLAVIPSRPAIFDLEAVGDTIQIADMAKVPVRVVLNGVKPSGSAAIKAKKALEIYDVPCAPCTLGDRVAFSHSVVDGVTAQEYEPTGKASREVGALYSYLLRELEGV